Proteins encoded together in one Maricaulis maris window:
- a CDS encoding type III PLP-dependent enzyme translates to MHTYHTPLDLVRSRHVESPVVCVRPARVAEAGRWFQDNFPGEVLYAVKANPAPWILQALHKAGTRFFDVASIPEIQLVATHCPDSRMAFLHPVKSRESIRRAYYEFGVRIFALDCEAELAKIREETNNADDVTLIVRLAVSNDGAMFSLAGKFGVPAYEAAELIRTARAHAFELGVSFHVGSQCMQPSAYRSAMMEASRLIAQAGVTVDIVDVGGGFPSIYPGMNPPPMDEYITAIEDAFEEMMVLENADLWCEPGRALVAEAESVLTRVELVKGDALYLNDGAYGRLFDAAHAKWPFPVRLHRPRTHGPVGEASEQTASFRFFGPTCDSLDAIPGPFELPADIREGDVIEIGMLGAYGTALATDFNGFGSVEFVAVEDMPWPSMFEVQSDQAEDDQSTVINFARARRRRPRLKRRA, encoded by the coding sequence TTGCACACGTACCATACTCCCCTGGACCTGGTCCGTTCGCGGCACGTAGAAAGTCCGGTCGTCTGTGTACGTCCGGCGCGTGTTGCTGAAGCAGGCCGCTGGTTCCAGGACAATTTCCCGGGCGAAGTCCTCTACGCCGTGAAAGCCAACCCCGCACCCTGGATCCTCCAGGCGCTGCACAAGGCCGGAACGCGTTTCTTCGACGTCGCCTCGATCCCGGAAATCCAGCTGGTCGCGACCCATTGTCCCGATAGCCGCATGGCCTTCCTGCATCCGGTCAAGAGCCGCGAGTCGATCCGTCGCGCCTATTACGAGTTCGGCGTGCGCATCTTCGCGCTCGACTGCGAGGCCGAGCTCGCGAAGATCCGCGAAGAGACCAATAATGCCGACGACGTCACGCTGATCGTGCGCCTGGCGGTCTCCAATGACGGCGCAATGTTCTCGCTCGCCGGCAAGTTCGGTGTCCCGGCCTATGAGGCCGCGGAACTGATCCGGACGGCCCGCGCCCACGCCTTCGAGCTGGGTGTGAGCTTCCATGTGGGCAGCCAGTGCATGCAGCCCTCGGCCTACCGCTCGGCCATGATGGAAGCCTCGCGCCTGATTGCCCAGGCCGGCGTCACCGTCGACATCGTCGATGTCGGGGGCGGTTTCCCGTCGATCTATCCGGGCATGAACCCGCCGCCCATGGACGAGTACATCACCGCCATCGAGGATGCCTTCGAGGAGATGATGGTGCTCGAGAATGCCGACCTTTGGTGCGAACCCGGCCGGGCCCTGGTGGCCGAGGCCGAGTCGGTGCTGACCCGGGTCGAGCTGGTCAAGGGCGACGCCCTCTACCTCAATGACGGCGCCTATGGCCGCCTGTTCGACGCGGCGCACGCCAAATGGCCCTTCCCGGTCCGGCTGCACCGCCCGCGGACCCATGGGCCGGTTGGCGAAGCCAGCGAGCAGACCGCGTCCTTCCGCTTCTTCGGACCGACCTGTGACAGCCTGGATGCCATTCCCGGACCGTTCGAACTGCCGGCCGACATCCGCGAAGGCGATGTCATCGAGATCGGCATGCTCGGCGCCTATGGCACCGCGCTGGCGACCGACTTCAACGGCTTCGGCTCGGTCGAGTTCGTCGCCGTCGAGGACATGCCGTGGCCGTCGATGTTCGAGGTCCAGTCCGACCAGGCCGAGGACGACCAGTCCACGGTCATCAATTTCGCCCGCGCCCGCCGGCGCCGCCCGCGTCTGAAACGACGCGCCTGA
- the gspG gene encoding type II secretion system major pseudopilin GspG, translating to MTDHLAHTAQGDETDREAGFSLLEILISITILGLLATIVVINVLPAQDQAMVQKARTDIATLEQALDAYRMDMREYPSSEAGLVALTMPPRDGAERYRDGGYIRRLPSDPWGNPYQYVYPGRNGMMDIFSLGRDGREGGDGLDADIGNWQG from the coding sequence ATGACCGACCATCTCGCTCACACCGCACAGGGCGACGAGACCGACCGCGAAGCCGGTTTCTCGCTGCTCGAAATCCTGATCTCGATCACCATTCTGGGTCTGCTGGCGACGATCGTCGTGATCAATGTCCTGCCGGCCCAGGACCAGGCCATGGTGCAAAAGGCCCGTACCGATATCGCGACGCTGGAACAGGCCCTCGATGCCTACCGCATGGACATGCGTGAATATCCCTCGTCCGAGGCCGGCCTTGTCGCCCTCACCATGCCGCCGCGCGACGGGGCCGAGCGCTATCGTGATGGCGGCTATATCCGCCGCCTGCCGAGCGACCCCTGGGGCAATCCCTACCAGTATGTCTATCCCGGCCGGAACGGCATGATGGATATCTTCTCGCTCGGCCGCGATGGCCGCGAGGGCGGCGACGGCCTCGACGCGGATATCGGCAACTGGCAGGGCTGA
- the gspE gene encoding type II secretion system ATPase GspE, producing MTETADIADAARAGADDAVGRTPVTYAFARQKGVAFQPATGSGEAGVFLLRSGSDRRALLELRRVVGQSCPVRECATDAYDRALSDIYAYSGLGADTLDSADAGDDSLTRLIDEMPRTEDLLDSNSDAPIIRLINGMIAEAVRTAASDVHVEPFEDRVSIRYRVDGVLHETASVPPRLAAPLVSRIKVMARLDIAEKRIPQDGRLSITLGGQSVDVRVSTLPSRHGERVVLRLLDNSAARLRLDDLGMPAAMLDEMKAALAQPNGIILVTGPTGAGKTTTLYAGLNRLNEETRNILTVEDPVEYAIDGIGQTQVNAKVGMTFAAGLRAILRQDPDIVMIGEIRDAETAQIAVQASLTGHLVLSTVHTNSAVAAIARLRDMGVESYLLASTLTAIIAQRLVRRLCGHCREAYVPDAAEHALLGLSGPAGVTLYRPTGCAHCKQTGYDGRTGVYELVRIDETLRKQIHDDARESDMAAHAFAHRPTLFRNGVDLALAGTTSLAEVLRVCREEGERHAGV from the coding sequence GTGACTGAAACCGCTGACATCGCCGACGCCGCTCGCGCCGGAGCCGATGATGCGGTCGGCCGGACCCCGGTTACCTACGCCTTTGCACGCCAGAAAGGCGTCGCTTTCCAGCCGGCGACCGGGAGCGGTGAGGCGGGCGTTTTCCTCTTGCGCAGTGGTTCGGATCGCCGGGCCCTGCTGGAGCTGCGCCGTGTGGTGGGACAAAGCTGTCCGGTGCGCGAATGCGCGACGGACGCGTATGACCGGGCGCTGTCCGACATCTATGCCTATTCCGGCCTCGGGGCCGACACGCTCGACAGTGCCGACGCGGGCGATGACAGCCTGACCCGCCTGATCGACGAGATGCCGCGTACCGAGGATCTGCTCGACAGCAATAGCGATGCGCCGATCATCCGCCTGATCAATGGCATGATCGCCGAGGCGGTACGAACGGCCGCCTCCGACGTCCATGTCGAACCTTTCGAGGACCGCGTCTCGATCCGCTATCGGGTCGATGGCGTGCTTCACGAGACGGCCTCCGTGCCGCCGCGCCTCGCCGCGCCGCTGGTCTCGCGGATCAAGGTGATGGCCCGGCTCGACATTGCCGAGAAACGCATTCCCCAGGATGGTCGCCTGTCGATCACCTTGGGCGGGCAGTCGGTCGATGTCCGCGTCTCGACCCTGCCGTCGCGGCATGGCGAGCGGGTCGTGCTGCGCCTGCTGGACAATTCCGCGGCTCGTCTGCGGCTCGACGATCTCGGCATGCCCGCGGCGATGCTGGACGAGATGAAGGCGGCGCTGGCCCAGCCCAATGGCATCATCCTGGTGACCGGCCCGACCGGTGCCGGCAAGACCACCACCCTCTATGCCGGGCTCAATCGTCTCAATGAAGAGACCCGCAATATCCTGACCGTCGAGGACCCGGTCGAGTACGCCATCGACGGGATCGGCCAGACCCAGGTCAATGCCAAGGTCGGGATGACCTTTGCCGCCGGCCTGCGGGCCATCCTGCGGCAGGACCCGGATATCGTCATGATCGGCGAGATCCGCGATGCCGAGACCGCGCAGATCGCGGTCCAGGCCAGCCTGACCGGTCACCTTGTCCTGTCTACCGTGCACACCAATTCGGCGGTCGCCGCGATCGCCCGGCTGCGTGACATGGGCGTGGAGAGCTATCTGCTGGCCTCGACCCTGACCGCCATCATCGCCCAGCGCCTGGTCCGCCGCCTGTGCGGTCACTGCCGCGAGGCCTATGTGCCGGATGCCGCCGAGCACGCCCTGCTCGGCCTGAGTGGTCCGGCCGGGGTCACGCTCTACCGGCCGACCGGTTGTGCCCATTGCAAGCAGACCGGCTATGACGGCCGGACCGGTGTCTACGAGCTGGTCCGGATCGACGAGACACTGCGCAAGCAGATCCATGACGATGCCCGCGAGAGCGATATGGCGGCGCACGCCTTCGCTCATCGCCCGACCCTGTTCCGCAACGGCGTCGACCTTGCGCTGGCCGGGACGACCAGCCTGGCTGAAGTGCTGCGCGTCTGCCGCGAGGAGGGCGAGCGTCATGCCGGCGTTTGA
- a CDS encoding type II secretion system protein N, whose product MTQTPTLEQGRGDRSRMPARVRLVIRAVELGLLVALTFVLARLIWLIAFGASASDFQQDSFEAGAGARGGSAYVADLTRLRETHLFSDPRTGAVDRAEPDLVPETRLALVLRGVRRGATPEAGGAIIQTPDNRQRFFRVGMEILDGVTLEGVHVDHVRISRRGIAEVLYLRPEDAAAARETAPSGVAAPAARSQPAADRRGQLHDVAGLFQVRGLYAGDSLTGYRIESGNADMLAVLGLRVSDVVTAIDDRPVAAIGDLQALLDSNAGGEAIRFSITRGGLPLTLSRTLPQ is encoded by the coding sequence ATGACGCAAACACCGACACTCGAGCAGGGACGCGGCGATCGCTCGCGGATGCCGGCACGGGTCCGTCTGGTCATTCGCGCGGTTGAACTGGGTCTGCTGGTCGCCCTGACCTTCGTTCTGGCCCGGCTGATCTGGCTGATCGCCTTCGGGGCCAGCGCCAGTGATTTCCAGCAGGACAGTTTCGAGGCCGGCGCCGGTGCGCGCGGCGGGTCTGCCTATGTCGCCGACCTGACCCGGCTGCGCGAGACGCATCTCTTCTCCGACCCGCGCACCGGCGCGGTTGACCGGGCCGAGCCGGACCTGGTGCCTGAAACCCGGCTCGCCCTGGTCCTGCGGGGGGTGCGCCGTGGTGCCACGCCCGAGGCCGGGGGCGCGATCATCCAGACACCGGACAATCGCCAGCGCTTCTTTCGCGTCGGCATGGAGATCCTCGATGGCGTGACGCTGGAGGGGGTGCATGTGGATCATGTCCGGATCAGCCGCCGCGGCATCGCCGAAGTCCTTTACCTGCGACCCGAGGACGCCGCAGCCGCGCGCGAGACAGCGCCGTCGGGCGTCGCCGCTCCGGCCGCCCGCAGCCAGCCTGCCGCCGACCGTCGCGGCCAGCTCCACGACGTCGCCGGCCTGTTCCAGGTTCGCGGCCTGTATGCCGGTGACAGCCTGACCGGCTACCGCATCGAGAGCGGCAATGCCGACATGCTGGCCGTGCTCGGCCTGCGTGTCAGCGATGTCGTGACCGCCATTGATGACCGCCCGGTTGCCGCAATCGGTGACCTGCAGGCCTTGCTCGACAGCAATGCCGGCGGCGAGGCGATCCGTTTTTCCATTACCCGGGGCGGTCTGCCCCTGACCCTGTCGAGGACCTTGCCGCAATGA
- the gspF gene encoding type II secretion system inner membrane protein GspF, producing MPAFEYEALDARGKKARGLITADSALAARRALRGRAMAPLSIREAEARRGVASGEGAGASLMDRLRQQDLSARERMLVTRQMASLLGAGMPVAECLGLLAEQGGRHHMRRVLMAVRARVSEGERLSDAMQAFPRSFPAVYRAMVAAGEVAGGLDQVLARLADYLEKEEAVANRITGALIYPLVLSTVAAGVVTLLMTFVVPRIAEQFTGMGMSLPALTRFMIAASGFLSAGWPLILAGLLALVAGGVLALRQPAARLRLDAAVARLPGLGSFLRQVESARFARTMGILIESGAILPDALRAATRATRNLAFRDRLKTVLVEVESGRSLTDALRARTWFPALMLFMVAAGERSGALGEMFRRAADQMDQETDGAITVGLNLLEPGIILVLGGVVVVIVLSILLPILQLNTLALG from the coding sequence ATGCCGGCGTTTGAGTATGAAGCCCTCGATGCCCGCGGCAAGAAGGCGCGCGGGCTGATCACCGCTGACAGCGCGTTGGCGGCACGGCGCGCCTTGCGCGGTCGGGCCATGGCGCCGCTATCCATTCGCGAGGCCGAGGCGCGCCGCGGTGTGGCGTCCGGTGAGGGCGCCGGGGCCAGCCTGATGGACCGCCTGCGCCAGCAGGACCTGTCGGCACGCGAACGCATGCTGGTGACCCGCCAGATGGCCAGCCTGCTCGGGGCCGGCATGCCGGTCGCCGAATGCCTCGGACTGCTCGCCGAGCAGGGCGGCCGCCATCACATGCGCCGCGTCCTGATGGCCGTGCGCGCCCGGGTCTCGGAGGGTGAACGCCTGTCCGACGCGATGCAGGCCTTCCCCAGATCCTTCCCCGCCGTTTATCGCGCCATGGTCGCGGCCGGCGAGGTCGCGGGCGGGCTCGACCAGGTGCTGGCCCGACTGGCCGACTATCTGGAGAAGGAGGAGGCGGTCGCCAACCGGATCACCGGCGCCCTGATCTATCCGCTTGTGCTGAGCACGGTCGCGGCCGGTGTGGTGACCCTGTTGATGACCTTTGTCGTCCCGCGGATCGCCGAACAATTCACCGGCATGGGCATGTCCCTGCCGGCCCTGACCCGTTTCATGATTGCCGCCTCCGGTTTCTTGAGCGCGGGCTGGCCGCTCATCCTGGCCGGCTTGCTGGCCCTGGTCGCGGGCGGTGTCCTCGCCTTGCGTCAGCCGGCCGCGCGCCTGCGACTGGACGCGGCGGTGGCGCGCCTGCCCGGTCTGGGGAGCTTCCTGCGCCAGGTCGAATCGGCGCGCTTTGCCCGCACCATGGGCATTCTGATCGAGAGCGGGGCGATCTTGCCCGATGCCCTGCGCGCGGCGACACGGGCGACCCGGAATCTCGCTTTCCGGGACCGGCTGAAGACCGTTCTCGTCGAGGTCGAGAGCGGCCGCTCGCTGACCGATGCGCTGCGGGCCCGGACCTGGTTTCCGGCCCTGATGCTGTTCATGGTCGCTGCCGGCGAACGCTCGGGCGCGCTGGGGGAAATGTTCCGCCGCGCCGCCGACCAGATGGACCAGGAAACCGACGGCGCCATCACCGTGGGTCTCAATCTGCTCGAGCCCGGGATCATCCTTGTTCTGGGCGGCGTGGTCGTGGTGATCGTGCTCTCGATCCTGCTGCCCATCCTTCAACTCAACACTTTGGCTCTAGGCTAG
- a CDS encoding TonB-dependent receptor domain-containing protein: MKTTRFALSAALLASTTLVPVSALAQDADEDVIEVRFQYIPDDRRVTSEVAASLSIDDLETTGDSDLASALVRVTGLSSTGGRFVVVRGLNERYSNTLLNGSPMPSPEPFRRAAPLDLLPTNVLSNVLVQKTFSPEFPGEFGGGVIGIETSTLPDDRFFSVSIGASGDTVTTGNHGLTYAGSDTDWMGYDDGLRDMPAELAAVFDTTRVGNNLPADQQQAIGRSLVNSELWVVQQIDTDANGSISVEAGERFDFENFSLGVLASASYSNEWETREGQRGKGAIGAGNELVYENGPPSADRLGLAPLGEGINNFFGTENTIEASGLLSVGVDFYNDHALTFLSMVLRSTSKEARIEEQFNAGSSAVLRGDYTEWFERQVVFNQLRGEHLFDSLGGLSLDWRLSDATATRDAPYQRFVNYQYEDALQTYRYEGDINDNFTRFSEIEDSTRDAGFDLTLPVSVGGLDAELKAGYANTSRERDAYTRQFAFEQGSDGIPADLLFSRIDYIFATQNIVDERLRLVETGGLTFPEAYNGTLDVEAYYAGVDVGLTDFVRAAFGARFEDGTQEVDTYAFPASAADSGLVETRIAEDYVLPALTLTWTFADNLQLRTGYSQSIARPQFRELAFAEFFNTDTDQRFQGNPYLVNTDIESYDARLEYYFGRDQFITVGAFYKVLENPVEEYIIPIGDGLNTSFINAPEATLTGAEFEFEKSFDFSDRWDGAFFNDREWFIKTNFTYIQSEVSADGTVTIAQGAFGNPLAIELNAAGFVEDGRALQGQSEYLFNLQVGFETFDGRARGALLYNYTGERTRAVANLSDDLPAIVEQLPASLDFVYSRTLDLGGNDWDFGFSIRNILGEDYQAFQAAGGVELPVDTYDIGTSLSLSVSRTW; encoded by the coding sequence ATGAAAACCACTCGATTTGCGCTCTCGGCTGCGTTGCTGGCGTCCACGACGCTCGTACCGGTCAGTGCCCTCGCCCAGGACGCCGATGAAGATGTCATCGAAGTCCGCTTCCAATACATTCCCGATGATCGCCGGGTGACCTCGGAGGTCGCGGCCTCGCTGTCGATCGATGACCTGGAAACAACCGGCGACAGCGACCTGGCCTCGGCCCTGGTCCGCGTCACCGGCCTGTCCTCGACGGGGGGCCGCTTCGTGGTCGTCCGCGGTCTCAACGAGCGCTATTCCAACACGCTTCTCAACGGCTCACCGATGCCGTCGCCGGAGCCCTTCCGCCGCGCCGCCCCGCTCGACCTCCTGCCGACCAACGTCCTCTCCAACGTCCTCGTCCAGAAGACCTTCTCGCCGGAATTCCCCGGTGAATTCGGTGGCGGCGTGATCGGCATCGAAACCTCGACCCTGCCGGATGACCGCTTCTTCAGCGTCTCGATCGGAGCCAGTGGCGATACCGTCACGACCGGCAATCACGGTCTGACCTATGCCGGTTCGGACACTGACTGGATGGGTTATGATGACGGCCTGCGCGACATGCCGGCCGAACTCGCGGCGGTTTTCGACACCACCCGCGTCGGCAACAACCTGCCCGCCGACCAGCAGCAGGCAATCGGCCGTTCGCTGGTCAATTCCGAGCTCTGGGTTGTCCAGCAGATCGACACGGACGCCAATGGCTCGATCTCGGTCGAGGCCGGAGAGCGCTTTGACTTCGAGAACTTCTCGCTCGGTGTGCTGGCCTCGGCTTCCTACTCGAACGAGTGGGAGACCCGCGAAGGCCAGCGCGGCAAGGGCGCCATCGGGGCCGGCAATGAGCTGGTCTACGAGAACGGTCCGCCCAGCGCCGATCGTCTCGGCCTGGCCCCGCTCGGCGAAGGCATCAACAACTTCTTCGGAACCGAGAACACGATCGAAGCCTCGGGCCTTCTCTCGGTCGGCGTTGATTTCTACAACGATCACGCGCTGACCTTCCTGTCGATGGTGCTGCGCTCGACCTCGAAAGAGGCCCGAATCGAAGAGCAGTTCAATGCCGGCTCCTCGGCCGTCCTGCGGGGCGATTATACCGAATGGTTCGAGCGCCAGGTGGTGTTCAACCAGCTGCGCGGCGAACACCTGTTCGACAGCCTGGGCGGCCTGTCGCTCGACTGGCGCCTGTCCGACGCCACCGCGACCCGCGACGCGCCCTATCAGCGCTTCGTGAACTACCAGTATGAAGACGCCCTCCAGACCTACCGCTATGAAGGCGATATCAACGACAACTTCACGCGCTTCTCGGAGATCGAGGACAGCACCCGGGATGCCGGTTTCGACCTGACCCTGCCGGTGTCCGTCGGTGGCCTGGATGCCGAGCTGAAGGCCGGCTACGCCAACACCAGCCGTGAGCGGGATGCCTATACCCGCCAGTTCGCCTTCGAACAGGGTTCGGACGGCATTCCGGCAGACCTCCTGTTCTCGCGGATCGACTACATCTTCGCGACGCAGAACATTGTCGATGAGCGCCTGCGTCTCGTCGAGACGGGCGGTCTGACCTTCCCGGAAGCCTATAACGGGACTCTGGACGTCGAAGCCTATTATGCCGGCGTCGATGTCGGGCTGACCGACTTCGTGCGGGCCGCTTTCGGTGCCCGTTTCGAGGACGGCACCCAGGAAGTCGACACCTATGCCTTCCCGGCCAGTGCGGCGGACAGCGGCCTCGTCGAGACCCGGATCGCGGAGGATTATGTCCTTCCGGCCCTGACCCTGACCTGGACGTTTGCCGACAATCTCCAGCTCCGCACCGGCTATTCGCAATCGATCGCCCGCCCGCAATTCCGCGAGCTGGCCTTCGCCGAGTTCTTCAACACCGATACCGACCAGCGTTTCCAGGGCAATCCCTATCTGGTGAACACGGATATCGAGAGCTATGACGCCCGTCTGGAATACTATTTCGGCCGGGACCAGTTCATCACGGTCGGCGCCTTCTACAAGGTGCTGGAAAACCCGGTTGAGGAATACATCATCCCGATCGGTGACGGGCTCAACACCTCCTTCATCAACGCGCCGGAAGCGACGCTGACAGGGGCCGAGTTCGAGTTCGAAAAGTCCTTCGACTTCTCGGATCGCTGGGACGGGGCCTTCTTCAATGACCGTGAGTGGTTCATCAAGACCAACTTCACCTACATCCAGTCCGAGGTCTCGGCAGATGGCACGGTCACGATCGCCCAGGGTGCCTTCGGCAACCCGCTGGCGATCGAGCTGAACGCGGCCGGCTTCGTCGAGGATGGCCGGGCCCTGCAAGGCCAGTCGGAATACCTGTTCAACCTGCAGGTCGGTTTCGAGACCTTTGATGGTCGGGCCCGCGGCGCCTTGCTGTACAACTATACCGGTGAGCGGACCCGGGCCGTGGCCAACCTGTCCGACGATCTCCCGGCGATCGTCGAGCAATTGCCGGCCTCGCTTGATTTCGTCTACTCGCGGACGCTCGATCTGGGCGGCAATGACTGGGATTTCGGGTTCTCGATCCGCAATATCCTGGGCGAAGACTATCAAGCCTTCCAGGCTGCCGGCGGCGTCGAACTTCCGGTCGACACCTATGATATCGGCACCTCGCTGAGCCTCTCGGTGAGCCGCACCTGGTAG
- the gspD gene encoding type II secretion system secretin GspD, with translation MTLFAKSALAALCALTLLVAVPVARSEAQDQVVNFNQAEIQAVIDDVSAVTGYTFIVDPNVRGRVTITSQAPLTADQYFQVFLSTMRVHGYTVVPTASGAYQIVPDQAGARSANPVNSNLRGDQYVTSVVRLNHVASRDALAVVRPLVGAQGSVNATETGNVLVMVDYAENIARLRQVIRDLDRDTSVVEMVELANVSAADMTRILQQMRTRSATGEDEVAFNVAIAPIPASNTVLLRGNRAAVDQMIALVRRVDSVSQSNQSFRVIYLSHADGEDLLPILQQVVDTLASSDGVSRSPSVSHHAPTNSLVINAEPDVQRQLELVIRQLDIRRPQVLVEGIIVEMSDDTAYELGVQMLLAGGEGDAPLAMTRFSSTNPDLLAITGAAASPGDDTSDLNVSLRQAAINSLLSATGGTLGFGGQNGNGNLFGLVLNAVESDVNSNVLATPSILALDNEEASFLSGQEIPVTTGEALGSNNTNPFRTVDRQEVGVKLTVRPQITEGNTVRLYIEQEVSSVAGAVNAASTDLITNKRQISTTVLADNGEIIVLGGLIRQEDEVSETGVPGLRRLPGVGRLFRSEGTQRRRTNLMVFIRPTIIRSEADMQALTDNRYDFIRSAQIAGSENGTSSLESIVEMMLVEMGQDAVASRETAGD, from the coding sequence ATGACCCTGTTTGCGAAATCCGCCCTCGCGGCGCTGTGCGCCCTGACCCTGCTGGTGGCCGTGCCTGTCGCCCGGAGCGAGGCCCAGGACCAGGTGGTCAATTTCAACCAGGCCGAGATCCAGGCCGTCATCGACGATGTCTCGGCGGTGACCGGCTATACCTTCATCGTCGACCCCAATGTGCGCGGCCGGGTGACCATCACCTCGCAGGCGCCGCTGACCGCCGACCAGTATTTCCAGGTCTTCCTGTCGACCATGCGGGTGCATGGCTACACCGTGGTGCCGACCGCGTCGGGCGCCTACCAGATCGTGCCTGACCAGGCCGGCGCGCGTTCGGCCAACCCGGTCAATTCCAATCTGCGCGGTGACCAGTACGTGACCAGCGTGGTCCGGCTCAACCACGTCGCCTCGCGTGACGCGCTGGCCGTGGTGCGGCCGTTGGTCGGCGCCCAGGGCAGCGTCAATGCGACCGAGACCGGCAATGTGCTGGTGATGGTCGACTATGCCGAGAATATCGCCCGCCTGCGTCAGGTGATCCGCGACCTCGACCGCGACACTTCGGTGGTCGAGATGGTCGAGCTGGCCAATGTCTCGGCCGCCGACATGACCCGTATCCTGCAGCAGATGCGGACCCGCTCGGCGACCGGCGAGGACGAGGTCGCGTTCAATGTCGCGATCGCGCCGATCCCGGCCTCCAACACGGTCCTGCTGCGTGGCAATCGCGCGGCGGTCGACCAGATGATCGCCCTGGTGCGCCGGGTCGACAGTGTCAGCCAGTCCAACCAGAGCTTTCGCGTCATCTATCTCAGCCATGCCGATGGCGAGGATCTCCTGCCGATCCTGCAGCAGGTCGTCGACACGCTGGCCTCGAGCGATGGCGTCAGCCGCTCGCCGTCGGTCTCGCACCATGCGCCGACCAATTCGCTGGTCATCAATGCCGAGCCTGACGTCCAGCGCCAGCTCGAACTGGTGATCCGCCAGCTCGACATCCGCCGTCCGCAGGTTCTTGTCGAGGGCATCATTGTCGAGATGTCCGATGATACGGCTTACGAGCTGGGCGTGCAGATGCTGCTGGCCGGCGGCGAGGGCGACGCCCCGCTGGCGATGACCCGTTTCTCCTCGACCAATCCCGACTTGCTGGCGATCACCGGCGCGGCGGCCTCGCCGGGGGATGACACCAGCGATCTCAATGTCTCGCTGCGCCAGGCGGCGATCAATTCGCTGCTCTCGGCAACCGGCGGCACGCTCGGTTTCGGCGGCCAGAATGGCAACGGCAATCTGTTCGGCCTGGTGCTCAACGCGGTCGAGAGCGATGTGAACTCCAACGTGCTGGCCACGCCCTCCATCCTCGCGCTCGACAATGAGGAAGCCTCCTTCCTGTCCGGCCAGGAAATCCCGGTCACCACCGGCGAGGCGCTCGGCTCGAACAATACCAACCCCTTCCGCACCGTGGATCGCCAGGAAGTCGGCGTGAAACTTACGGTCCGCCCGCAGATCACCGAGGGCAATACGGTGCGCCTCTATATCGAGCAGGAAGTCTCCTCGGTGGCCGGTGCGGTCAATGCGGCCTCGACCGACCTGATCACCAACAAGCGCCAGATCTCGACGACGGTGCTGGCCGACAATGGCGAGATCATCGTGCTCGGCGGTCTGATCCGCCAGGAGGATGAAGTCTCGGAGACCGGTGTGCCGGGCCTGCGCCGCCTGCCCGGTGTCGGACGTCTCTTCCGCTCCGAGGGAACCCAGCGCCGCCGCACCAATCTGATGGTTTTCATCCGCCCGACCATCATCCGCTCTGAAGCCGACATGCAGGCGCTGACGGACAATCGCTATGACTTCATCCGCTCGGCCCAGATCGCCGGCAGCGAGAACGGTACCAGCTCGCTGGAGTCGATCGTCGAGATGATGCTGGTCGAAATGGGCCAGGACGCCGTGGCCTCGCGGGAGACAGCGGGTGACTGA
- a CDS encoding GspH/FimT family pseudopilin: protein MQARPSYASREAGLSLIEILVGISILAIVAFAVTLTMAPTRTPLQAASDALSARLQVARDEAIISGTPIGLAIDDFGTGYAFYRYLDQTWWPLSDHPALRARVLPETVRLVAREAMYAASDSDTAAAIPVIWFDPAGMTEPFRLRLETAEASVDLDWPDSAGRTSGGQTSGGLTSGGLTRQAGL, encoded by the coding sequence ATGCAGGCCCGGCCGTCATATGCCAGCCGGGAGGCCGGACTGTCGCTGATCGAAATCCTCGTCGGGATCTCGATCCTGGCGATTGTCGCCTTTGCCGTGACCCTGACCATGGCCCCCACGCGCACGCCGTTGCAGGCGGCGTCGGATGCCCTGTCGGCGCGGCTGCAGGTGGCGCGCGACGAAGCGATCATCTCCGGCACGCCGATCGGTCTCGCCATTGATGATTTCGGCACCGGTTATGCCTTCTACCGCTATCTCGACCAGACTTGGTGGCCGCTCTCCGATCACCCCGCCCTGCGCGCCCGTGTCCTGCCGGAGACGGTCCGGCTGGTGGCCCGTGAGGCGATGTATGCGGCGTCGGACAGCGACACGGCGGCGGCCATTCCGGTCATCTGGTTTGATCCGGCCGGCATGACCGAACCCTTCCGCCTCCGCCTCGAGACTGCCGAGGCCTCGGTCGATCTCGATTGGCCGGATTCAGCCGGGCGGACCTCTGGCGGGCAGACCTCTGGCGGGCTCACCTCAGGCGGGCTGACCCGGCAGGCGGGCCTCTGA